TATACTCCAtgctatttataataacaaccTTTTTGACATTACACCTTTTCAGGTGTAAAAAATGTTAAGAAAATTGTATTTCAGGTTTTGcagtttttgtttggtttatctGCAATTTTTGTTTTGCATGCTGAAAGTCATCAGCCTCTGTCTGGGATAGACACATTTTCAGAATTTGCAGCAACATCTTTCTGCTGTCTGTGTCCTCAGCCCTCTTCTATACTTCTTATACATCAATAACTGTGTCCAGACACAGCTCCACTTATCAAATATGTGGATGAAACCATGGTGGTTGGTCAGATCAACAATGATGAAACAACCTCTTGCTCAACACCAAGATCAATGAGATTGAAGTGGACTTTAGGAGACAAGACTTGGTGCACACCCATCACTATCTACTGTATGAGACACCATTAGAACAGGTCAACAGCTGTATCTTCCTCTTTGTTCATATCACTAGGTTGGTGACCTCACATGGTTCATTAAATCTGAGGCAATGGTGAAGAAAGCTCATCAGTGCCTTTTCTTTCTCAGATGGCTGAAGAAGTTTGGTATGAGCCTAAGCATCCTCAATtcattctacacctgcaccatggaGACCAGCTTAACTGGCTGCATTATATATGCACTCAACACCCACAGCTAGTGATACAGACAGCCCTCTTACATATCTGAGAGGAAAGCACAATAGATCATCAGAGACTCCAGCCACCTGAGACATGGATTGCTCTTACTGCTACTACCAGGCAGATAGTATCACAGTATTGCATACCGCAGGCTATAGGCCAGCTTCTTTTCACAGGCCATCAGATTGTTGTACCTAATGGCACCACCACAAGCATAGCACACTACACCCTCTATGCACTGCactttatcatttacatttatgctggCTTCTCACTGACAGAAGATCTCATAATCAGACTCTACTAAGTGCTACAATGTGCCTCATGCACTTCGCAGCACAGGAATACATTCCAGTAATTTTGACTGTGCTCACAACAATATTCTGAATTTCACTTACTATTCCATTTACACTACTGAATAATGCACTTACACATAGTATATCActattgtgtatatgtataccaTGAATTGAGTCCTACTTGTATACTGTGTTTGTtgtcatattattttttttagattttatattttccGATGTAAATATTGTACATGCTCTACAGGTGTTATTGTGTATATCGTGATTTGCATACTTGTATGTTATACTGCACAGATATGGACAATGCACACAATATTTTCACCACCTGTTCACTTGTGGTTACGATGAAGTGAaaaatgatttgatttgatgCATGATATGCATGATTTGGTAGTTATTCTCTACTTAAACCACACTAGACATGCATCAACTATTCATTCATCTGACCTCATAGTCAACTTCTCAAGACTAAGGTGCTTTGCCCTCATATCCAGAGTCTTATGTTGTTTGAAATTTTCcataataacatataaaacacCACAATCCTTGCATCAATACAATGACTCAAATGGGGAAAACCCCAGGCTTGTGAGACTTTTTATTCTTCATATAACAAAGATTCCAGCTTCTTATCCAATTCTGAGCATCTTTTTTGAGCAAActttgaatcatatttttaagTGTTCAATTAAACTGTTAGACCTGCCCATTGTTGTTGTCAATGGCAAACACTAGTGAGAAATCAGTTTAATCCCTAATAATTTGTACAGTTTGTGAAGCATGCAGTGCATAAAGGATGTAAGGAAAGGGATGACcaaggatgagagagagaaaggtatgTCCGGAACAGGGACGCTGTTAAATGATCCTTTTCCAGCCATACAGGTTTGTCCAGTTAGGTGGGCCAGTTCCATGTCCTGCTTCTCTGCCATCACCTGAAGTGTCAGTGATGCTTCTCAGGTATGTAATCAAGGCTCTGCAGCACCACCCACTGTATGCTGGAATACTGCAGCTGTGTCTGTGGAGGCAGCTGCTGGGCTCCCAGCTAGGCTTCCTCTAATATCAAGGGTAGGAATGACAGGGTTCCTTCCTCCTCTGTTTATTCCAACTCAGCTGCTGCATGCTCAAAATGGTCCAGGAAGGCCTCCAGATCATCTGTTGAGGCCTTCTTGATAAGTATTCACATTAGACATCAGCACTGTTTATGCCCTGTATGTTTTTGATGACGGTAATATGGTTTATTTACTCTTTTTATTTAGCTGATGTCAAATCATACAGCAAATGTACAACACTATGCAGACATTACTTTGACAATTAGAAAATATTAAGaataagaaacaagaaaaaagtttaatagTCTAATGGCATGAGAGTGTTTCTTACCATCTCATTGTGGACAACAAAGATGCTGTTTTCTACAAAGGCTGGTCTAAAGCCATAGATCAATAAATTGTGTCTATGCCTTGGAGACATAATGAGCATTGTAGCAGTCCTGGAGGTCaacagtcaagtcaagtcaagaagctttattgtcatttcaaccatatatagctgttgcagtacatagtgaaatgagacaacgtttctccaggattgtggtgctacataaaacaaataaataaagccataTACAGTGCAACCATGCCaactggtgcaaacagtgcaggacaagacaaacaggacagacaggacagtgcagaacaaaagacagtgcagacgaaaagttacaaaacaataagaaaaatacaaaaaagacaatacacaaaagacaataaacagaaacagcgccgaccagtgtaaatactgtatgttcagacaatattgcgtgcagtaatactagaatgaacacagtttcttagcagcaggtccctgagataatgtataggatttgtgcaaaaacagcaaacaaatattgtacagtatgtgcaaaacgacagaaatgattagacagtgtgtgcaaagagcaaaaaagtaaaaaagtgtgcaagacagcatgtaaacagtttgatgaatgtatattggaagtgtgtgtatttggtgtaggtctgtgcagtccatagaGATGatgagcgtgtgtatgttgtggtcagtacagttcagttcagttattgagaattactgatggcttgtgggaagaaactgttacacagtctggtcgtgtgGGCCCAAATGCTTCGGTaactttttccagacggcaggagggtgaggagtgtatgtgaggggtgtgtggggtcatccacaatgctgttggctttgcggatgcagcgtgtggtgcaagtgtccatgatagaaggaagagagagtccaatgatcttctcagctgtcctcactatccgctgcagggtcagGCGATCAAACatggtacagttcccaaaccagacagtgatgcatctgctcaggatgctctcaatggttcctctgtagaacatggtcaggatggggagagggagatgtgcctttctcagtcttcgtaggaagtagagacgctgctgggctctcttggtgatggagctggtgttgagcgACCAGGTGGGGTTCtacgctagatgaacaccaagaaatttggtgctcttgacgatctctaccgATGATCCGttgatgttcagcggagagtggtcgctctgtgctcttctgaaatcaacaaccatctctttagttttatcaacattcagagacaggttgttggctctacaccaggtggttagatgttgcacctcctccctgtatgctgactcgttgttcttgctgatgagacccactaGTCGTGCCATCGGTGAACTTgatgagtcagcaaggtgaacagcagtggattGTGCATGCAGACCTGAGGGTGTCATTTTAGCTACAATTAGAGTAAAAATACATGACTTGTGGTGTTACTTTTTTGCCATTATAGATCACATAGGTGCCATTTGAAAGAAACTGAATAGCAATTTCAAGCAGTTATAATTCGCCAGGGATATCCATTTATAAGACGGCATCAGTGATATTGGCTACCGTCATACCACTTTGAGCACAGCCTTATCTCCAACAGTGATGAGAGGGTCTACCTCAAGAAGATTAAAATCCTGGAGACTTGGTGCCAGGGGAACAATCTCCAAAAATAGCAAAatttcacctgttttttttctatataattTACAGATTTCTGTTGCTGTTTACATGATTGCATCACACTATTGCGGCAGAATTGTCAGCTGcccatttattttacaaatctcCTGTTTGACCACATTCCAAGGGGCTTTACTAGATTCAGATTTTGTGACTGTGTAGGTCACTGAAGTACAATGAACTCACTGACATGTTCATTGGACCAGTTTGACATGATCTGTATTTTGACTGGACCAGTCTGCCAATTCCTCTTTGACCTCTCTCACCAACATCCAATTTCTGTCTACAGAACTGCCActtactggatgtttttttttttttttttgcacaaacaagTTTTCGACCTGTTATTGGTTGATTTTGTGCATGTTCCAGCTGCTATGATAATTACATGAATGAGAACACAAGTACAAGCCTCAGGTGTGTTCATCCAGTAGCCTGGTATATCCTACAGCTCTTCCTATACTATGTTCATACCCTCCTGGCCTTCCAAATTATTAAGGTTTGTTTATGGAGTTCCCTTAATGCCTTCTGACTAGAATCTAATCTGAGGAGAAATGGCTGATGGCTATGTGAGCTACCAAAAGTATTGAATCAGCCACTTCAAATGCCAACCATTTAAAAAGTCCATATTCTTTAATAGCAGACTGTAATTGGAGCAAATAAAGCATTAGTACTACCTGGCCACTTTGCCAAGATTTCTTAGGACACCTGCAGATGTAGGTATAAGGATGAGGCATATTTCCAGtggcattaaaaacattttaataacagtttctagtttaaatttccttttatttttttcattctaatATTGTGTGCAAGGCTTTTCAGCATTGTGTTTCTAAATACACCAGTGGCAGGCCTGTCAATGTACAATTTCGATGTATAAATTCCACGAAGAGCATTAATTCCAATGGTGGccgttatcatcatcatcatcatcatcatcatcatcatctttgaCCTTGGGTAATGAGGTTTTGTTGAGCAATTGAAAAATAGTAGATATTTGCACTTCTgaatcaacaaaaataaaatcttaacaaTTCCATTGTCATGTTTGAGTGCCTAGAATTCCTAACAAATACAGCAGGCTTCCAGGCccttgttttattatattagtgTAAGGAGAAAGGTAACTCACCCTAACAAAAGTATAGGGCTCCAACAcatgtatgaatgtattttatcttttatttataaacttttaGCCCAACCTTGATTACACTCTGGACGTGGCACACAAGTTGATGACCCTCCATCAAGTCCACACCCTTTTTTTAAGCTTCCAGCACTAACgatttttagatttgtttcGAGGATACAGctggaaataaatgcaaaatgttgTATAGTAATAACACATATAGTACATGTATAGTTTATTCCATTTTGCAACTTTGAAAAATCAACAGCGGCATGGTATATTCATTGTgttaacaataaatacaaaataaatacaaaacaatgatCAGACTTGTGTGTGAATCAACATTAAGAAGTCCTGACTAATGGAATGGACATGTGTTGCGCAGGTGTGTTTACATCATCCCTCTAGTTTGACAGAGTCTAAAACACTTCTGGCCTCCTTGAATTCCTCCAATTCCTCCAGATCCACCACCATTTCCTGGAATACAAAATAATGCCAATCAACTGACATAAATCACTACTGAATCCACATTTTCTCAGTTAGCCCTGCACTGATGTGCCTGATACAGTAGGTAGCTGACAGgtagaaaaataaagtaaaattagAATTAGACTTCAATGCCTtctcaaatatatttaaaattggCTAATAATGCAATTTAAAATTTTCCTGAAATGTAATTTACCTAACTGTATTTCACTATACAATATGTACACACTAGTATAAGGCATTGCCATTTAACATCTCActttattcctaataaagtaaaAGCTCAGTGCTGGTATGACATTAATTGGTCTCCCTTTATAATGTTTAGTTATATAATGTCTTAACAAGCATTGCTCAGTgactaaaaaacacaacaaatgacTTCATTAGTAGTCAGAGAATTACTAAAAAGGCAGACTATgtttaatgaaagaaaacaataacTGTCATTCTGCACATGGCATTGGGCTAATTGgctaaaaatgaaacatttattttaaatctagtCTTGACACTAGTCAGATGTATGCAACATTAGaatattacatacacacaaagatacacaagATTTCACAAATACTATTCAGTGTGATTTGAAAAATTCACACAGATGACTGATTTGGTCATCAAATAGAGGTAGGGGTGTTTTTTCAGCTCACCAACAGCTGCTGCAGATCAGCATGAGCCATTGCTAAACGGCGGTGACAGTCTGGAATCATCATTCTCGACTCCTGCAACACCTCCACCTGTTACACACGCAAACACCTTGGTTATCATCAGACACACTTATCAAAGCAAAGCTTTCTCTGCTTCTACTTCAGATGTGAGTGAGATCGCGCTTGCTCTCAGTCCGTCTCTCGGTTGCTTgcaatcactctcactcttggtcacacaacaaaaaaaggataaagaaaAGACAAGTGAAAACATGTGTCTAAAACCAAAGCCAatatttttactcatttcaaaACTTGGTGGTGTCCTAGCCTATTAGCCTATGCAGATTCATACCAcaataaaatgtgcatttttatgGCTGTTGGAAACCCATTTGCATCAAAGCATGATGAATGTTCTGAGATCTCTTCTGATGAATAATGAAACATTTGGTTATTATAACCTCTCGTCACAGGTGAGTTTGTGTTATCATTTCAGTAGAGAATCAAagaaaaggtgtacaagaccagctatgctgtatgggttagaaaCTGTAGCAATGAGGAAAAGACAtaaggcagagatggaggtagcagagatgaggatgttgaggttctctttacgagtgatgaggatggacaggattaggaacaagcacataaagagggacagctcaggttggctcaggttttggggacaaggtcagaaagGCTAGAATGAGATGGTTTTACATGTGCAGAGGAGAGAGATGGTTATATGGGGAGGATGTTGGAGAtagagctgccaggtaagagacCAGGATTAAAcctaaagaggagatatatgtatgtgttgAAAGAGAACATAAAGGTAATTGGTgggagagtagaggatgccaaaaatagagttaggtggaaacagatgattcgctgtggtgaccctcaacgggaaaagccaaaagtagaagaagaaagtGGTGGGGCCAAGTGGTGGGGCCACAAGGAATACCACAGCCTTATTAAGTATTGTTGTTGACCACCTGCAAAAGTCATCTCAAACTGTTTATATGACGATGAATTCATTGTTTTTCCAGGGGCCATCCCAGTCACCATATCAGAACCCAACTGAACATGGAACCAAAGCCCAAAGCAAAGttgaaaaagcattttaaatactTGAAATCTGCATGAATTAAGTAAAAGAAATTTACTCAAAGAAATGTTTCCATTTTCTTTTGGAATCCATGCCATGAGGAATTGAGGCTGTTATGttaaagatttcatttaaaatggattAGAGTTATTTTTCTGGTTATTacacacaaagcaaaaacaattttttgtaatttttgcaTATCTTAGGTAAGTATTGAAATGATATATTCAGGTGTTATACTTTGTTAAAGCACCTTTGACAGCAATTACATCCTCAAGTCTTCTTTGGTAAGTGTCTACAATCTTTGCAAAAAAGATTGTAAAATTTATTTGAACAGTTTCTCCAGTTCTTTCTAGCAGATCCTCTTAAGCTCGAATCAGATTGGATAGGAGATTTCTTGATTGACTTCAGGTATCTTGACAGATGGTCTATGGGGTTGAAGTCTGCACTTTGGCAACTCTTCCACTCAACGACATACTCTGAAGGTGATGACCAAATTGAAGGGAGTGGTTAAAATAAAGTGACCGTTTCATAGTGGCTAGGTCAAGTCTGTATCCTGTAGAGAATATGTGGCACTGTTGGAAAATTCCAGTAAACAAACATGACCTAAAGAAACTGGAGATTTGtcaggatgaatgaatgaaaatcaccTTTGCAAAGCTGGTAGGAACTTGATCTAAACCCAATTGATCTAAATTGCAGCAATAGGTAGTTCTAAAAATGACTAGtctgcatttatttttgatACTTATACAAACAGCATTTTCAGGGGTCTACTGGCAAATTTAtttaccaactgagataaggcaaggaaaatctcttgccatttttaaatctcagcttaaaactcattttttttagaatagCTTTTAATTggctaattgtaattttacattgtgcttattttatagtctattcttgttgctttaattttaatctttatattgtgtgtatttttgttgttttatttgcttttgtaaagtgCTTTGAGATGTaattttaaaggcgctataggaaataaaaaattatatataaaatattagtaaaatattatattactattaaATAATGAACTGCTATTAATTACTATTAAATAATGAACTTTAACTTTTGAAATGTTAGAAACTAGAATGCTTGAATCAAAGGTCGCCTTCAACAAACTTGTCAGAATAATTTCTCTCATTCTTCCAGACAAATTTATTGTAATTCATTACTTGCTCACAACCAAAGACCAAGTTATATGTGCTCTACATAAACAAGTTCTTTATTAAATCCTGTTatcttttgtattttgcatttaCCTGTTTCTTGATCAGATACTCATCCTTTGCCTCAGCTTTCAGACGCTCGACTCTCTCTTCCTGCTCGTTTGCCTCCTTTATGTAGAAGACCTCTTCCTTAGCCAGCCTAAAAAAGGCAAAAGAGATGTCATGGACCTGGGTTTATCCAGGTTGCTATGTACACATGTATGTACACATTAAATCacagtgttgtgttatatttacCTGGTTATAAATATGTACGTGTATGTTAttgaaatattaacattttgaaCACACCACtccttgatttaaaaaacacGGCCAAAACTTTAATTATGCTGGATTACTTTAAATCACAGATTTAAAGGTACCAGTGAAGGTGACATTTGTAGAATATTGTTTTagtcaaaattaaataaagatgatTACTTTGTAATTAATGAAATGAGTACTAAtgtcaaatgtaataaatacagaagaacacaatatattgcgatctggttttattttaaaatggcttttttcCTACAATGTcctttttcatttcatattgtgACTATTTCATAATATTGTAATCTGTCAGTCAACATTATTTGGACTGAATCTATTCCATGACCAGCTAATTCTTTGCTAATACTAAGGATTATTTTGGCACTTTTTTGGCTCAAGATTACTTTCTAACAATTGTTATGCTTGGGCAAAGTGAAAGCTGATTTAAATGTGCTAGTTAGGCTAAACgcaatgtattttaaataattgttttcaaTCATATTCAATTTATAGCATCCATATGAGATTGTCAGTCATAAAGCAAAATGATCAGAGATTGATTGAGACACATTTGTCAGGAGCAGTGTTACAGTCTCAGTTGTGGGTGTaatgaacaaaaagaaataataatttactCTTTCATTCTTTATCCCCAGAATGattttacagacaaaaacattgtCTAATCAATGTACAAtttacacaaaatcacacataaAAGAACCTAAATCTCATTTTTATCTGAATGCAAGAGTTTAAGCTTTTCTGTTTGCCATGTTTGGTatatgaaagaaacaaaaaagccaGTAAAGCATTATAGATCTGAAacactaatttttttttgttttattttattatgaaataatttgttaatttgttcctCATATTTGCTGTATAAACTTGCATCCTGCTAAAATTCACAGTTTTAATAAGGGAAAgtcaaaatgtacattttcattttttactaTGTAAAGTTCCCAACATTACATAATTTCAAAGcccaaaaaaaatgaaaaaaggaaaaccaAAATGCCCTACCAGTTTATTTTCTGCCTTTCTTCTAGGTTTTCATATGAGAGGAGGcatagtttatttaaaaaaaaaaaaaaataaattccatgtacattttaaatttgcATCCAACACTGCTTTTTAATGTGAATGTAAGGGTTAACTTAATTTGTGTTTAGTTCCTAATTAACTTGCCTAACAGCAGTAGGCATCCAACACCACCTAAAGACCTTCAAACTTTTGTCATTAAAAAATTGTTCATtggcccaacacacacacacacacacacacacacacacacacacacacacacacacatagtggcAAATTGACCACTTTTCCTTGATTGTTACTGAAAACAGGAATTAGGATCATtgatacattttaattatttagcaATTTCAGACAAATGAACGAAAATCGGCAAATAAATTCAAGCAGGCAGTAGCGCTAATGGAGTTTGAAAATATCACTACTGATAATGATTCCAGCTAATGGGCTTTTTCCGTCTGACCAATGATGCCACTTGTCTGGAATGGTGTGGCTTAGCGGTTTTTAGTCActtatattttcttataaatcACTTATATAATCTAACACTTATTTTACATCAATTAACatatgcacagataatttggtGTGTGTTTCCAGTCACTGTGACAGTCAATTGGCAGAATTACCATTAAAGCCAGCATCAATGACACTGTTCGTTTGAAAAGGTAAGAGGCATGCAGTTTTTTCCTGAGCCGACGCAGTACATTGTCTCACGCTGCATGTAAACTCAGTCAACAATTGAACTGTGATGATCATTTCAACCCAATGAAACCTTTACACAAAGAATGCACTCTTCCAGTTTTCTGTGAAAGTTCCAGTACTTTGTGCAGTGAGcataaagaaaacacagaaatgtggaGAAATGTGAGACATACAGGGTTAAGGTGCTGAATAAATCCCAGAAAACTGAAGGACAAGCTAATGGAAGTGGCGTACTCATGTTAATTTTTCATGGTGGAACTGAAAGTCTTTAAAATGGCACTGCCAGTGCAATTTTTCTCCACTGTAATAGAAAAACGGAAAGGGCTGGAAAATCAAGGGAAAAAAGGAATCAGAGGCGACACACATTCTATTGCCTTTAATACTGTAGTTTTGAGGTGCCAGTGCCTGCTGACAAACAGCAAATTACTGTTGTCATTTTATTAAGCTCCAGCTACTGAACTAGGCCCAGAAATGAGCAGCTGGATTGCAACAATACaccccaccaccacacacacaataaataaacaagacttATTTAAGTTTCAAGATAAGAAAGAAATAGCATCAACAAAAAGGATAAATGGGGCATTAGCAGAGGCAGCAccatttttgtctgtttcttaaactgtaaaaacaaaactttgGTTTCAgtaagcaaataataaaaataataataataataatatcaatttaAAGGTTATACAgctttttattagtagtagtttgtttaaatgttttattgtaagccttattatattattaaaagacCAAGagcatgtatttttattttattcaattctGCCTGCTCCTTAAGAAAGTCtgactaaagccctattcggacgggactagttttccaaacgatgtttgagttagaatttttttcagccgatgtctgtcatttcatgtatgaattcggacgggactaacatctctgtgtttattatggagataggagtgtctgtgttttacatgtgggcgttgcacaagaccacatttCCAGGATGCGTGGAATGCGTGATCAAATGTATTTTGAAATTaagtaaatttacatttaagctctttaaaatgtaaacatcctaacttgttaagtgtttaaaaatgttatacacgttataataatattaaaaataataaaaaaatttttttaaaatgtttaacatcatatggttttatatagaacttcttataaaccaactggaataaatacgtttttatataattttcaagttatgtaattgactatagaaatgaaagtactcttacctgaaactgatattactagtcttattattagtcttaacaatttatgtgatttggctcttcttgttgatttcattattttatttctttgcagggtagcaaacacatttacatccattattggtgagcagaaagcagaaacttgaataccggtgcgctagggttaatacggtagttcacgttgaccaaaacagacaagaaaacgcgttttggaaaaaacatttttggcaatcacagacattcgcattcagacgggatcagaggtgggtagtaacgagttacatttactccgttacatttacttgagtaagtttttgaaaaaattatacttctaggagtagttttaaatcactatactttttacttttacttgagtagatttgtgaagaagaaactctactcttactccgctacattaggctacaatgaggtcgttacttttctttttacctctttggtattctacgcatcaattttaatgttttattttgacagatagagaaacttccgctaaggctctaccacctgactgtttcaccaatcaaacgtagttgtgcagtctcgtcacgttaccatactcaatctcagcggcgggacgggttagttagcaacacagcagttttgtcgagttcagctgtttcgagttttttttatgtgctcaattttactcagcgccgcaagagccgacaaacagatgacatcagacgtgtcgcttcttgcagcgccgaacacacatatttaaagggatagttcactcaaaatgaaaattctgtcatcatttactcactctcatgttgttacaaacctgcataaatttctttttttctgatgaacatgaaggaagatattttgagaaacaaaaacagctttgcaaccagaagctttagcttacctgaaactaaggaaagtactagaggcttcctgaaattaattaaaggagtagagatgtatttcattattattgccctttcatcaaggcatcaaatgtgcaacaatcacaacacaaaagaaatgaaatgtgtgtttatgagaatttatgggctgcctcattctagttctgcctggtaaaaaagtataaaggtttggaaatttgtgttacttgtgcatattt
This genomic interval from Tachysurus vachellii isolate PV-2020 chromosome 17, HZAU_Pvac_v1, whole genome shotgun sequence contains the following:
- the LOC132860141 gene encoding tubulin-specific chaperone A-like; the encoded protein is MADPRIRQIKIKAGVVKRLAKEEVFYIKEANEQEERVERLKAEAKDEYLIKKQVEVLQESRMMIPDCHRRLAMAHADLQQLLEMVVDLEELEEFKEARSVLDSVKLEG